The nucleotide sequence GACTACCTGGACATGCAGCGGCTGGAACCCATCGCCGACGACCGCCAGGGCACCCGGCGCAACCTGGAGATCGCGCTGGGGCTCTGGTGGGCCGGCAGCCTGGTGGACACCTGGCTGTTCAATCATGACGACGGGGGTGACGCTGGTGAACTCGCTCGAGGGGCTCTCCCGGGGCGGCTGAGCCCCGTACTCCGTGGCGAGGCGGCCGGCCTGGCCTGGACCCTGGACTTCTAGCGGCGGGAGGATCCCATGCGACGCAGCCTGAGCACCCCGAGCGCCTTCGTCCTCGTCCTGCTGGCGGCGATTCTCGGCGCCTGCACGCAGGAGCACGATCCGCTGGCCGAGCGCTTTCCCCTGCCCGTGATCACCGAGGCGCGGCAGGTGGACTCGCAGACGGTCCAGCTGGCCTGGAACGCCCCCAATCCCGAGGGAGTGGACGAGTTCCGCCTCTACGTCGGCCTCTACGCCAATCTCGGCTTCACCGTGCTCGACGTGGACTCCCTCTACACCACGACCTCCGAGACCAGCTACACCTACGTGGATCCTGGCCTCGCCTTCGTCGACAGCGGGCTCTGCGAGCAGGCCGGCCTCTGCGACACGCTCGCCGCCTACGCCTACTTCCGCGTAAGCGCCGTGCGCGCGGGCGTGGAGAGCGATCCCGGCCCGCGGGCCTTCATCGATCGCTAGGCGCTAGGCGCCCGGACGCCAGGCTGGCCCGCAACTTGATTTGACGACTCCCGTCGCCCCGCGCGGCGGGAGTTCGTGTTTCAAGTCCCTGCGTGGACGCCACTTGGCGATCCGCGTTCCGGGGACGCCGCCGGTGGCCGGCGAGAAAGCGGCCGACCGGACGAATCCTCGCCAGCGCGGGCAGCCCGACCGGGAGGAACCATGCGCCGGATCACCCTCGCCGTCCTGCTCGCCTCGCTGCTCGTGCCCTCGGCCGCCTCGGCCGGCGACGACGGCGAGTGGATCGACCTCGCCACGCTGAAGCAGGCGAGCGTCCACAGCGACGCCGAGCTGCCGCCCTCGCCCGCGCCGGTGACCACCCAGGCGCCCGCGCCCGAGGCGACCGCGAAGGCGCCCGCCGCCCCGGCGGAGGACCCGCCGCCGCTGGAGCTGCCGCACCGCTTCCACTGGCAGGGCGAGCTGCGCGAGCTGGGCCGTGTGGGCTACGTCTACCTGGGGGACTACTACGCGGTGGAGGAGCGCGACTTCGGCAAGGCCGAGACCTGCTACGAGTACGCGCTGCGGCCGTGGCCCGAGTGCGGCCCCATCCAGACGCGGCTCGAACTGCTGAGCCTCTTCACCGGCGACTGGCTGCGCGCCGCCGAGTCCATGCAGGTGGGCTTCGACCAGGGCGCGCCGCCGCGCGTGACGCAGGACTACGGCATCGACGCCTCGACGCCGTTGACCTCGTCGAAGGAAGCGGACGTCCCCGCCGTCCCCGCCATCCTCTTCCGCAACGCGCTGGTGCAGGCGCGCCAGGTCGAGGCGACGCCCGACCAGGAGGCGCCGCGGGGCTTCCTCGTGGGACGTCTGCTGGCTTTCCTCGGCGAGACCGAGGCGGCCATCGAGGCGCTCGGTCCCGTCGCCCTGGACGAGGACGAGACCGCCGCGCCCTGGAACTTCCAGGCCGCCAGCCAGCGCGCGGCGATGTACCTGGAGGCCTGGCAGCCCGAGCTGGCCTACGTGAACCTGCTCCAGGCGGAGGCGCTGGCCGGCGAGCACCCCGTGCTCATGGACCGCATCGCGGCGCTCGAGCGCGACATGGCCCTGGTGGCCGCGCCCGGCGAGGGCGACACGGCGACGGTGGTGGTGAGCATCCTCGGCCGGCAGGGCCAGGGGCGCTGGATCCTGAGCCCGCCCGACCTGGACTTCGACGGCCGCGTGGACGTGGCCGCGGTGGCCGGGCAGACGCTGGGCGAGGAGCAGGTGCTCTCGCCGCAGCTGCTCTACCGCGGGCACGACTACTGGCTGATGGCCGCGCCGCTGGGCAGCGACGTGCAGGCCTGGGAGGCGGGCGCCACCGTGACGCTGGTCGGCGCGCGCAGCCGCGGCTAGCGGCCGCGGGGGTACTCCACGAGCTCGAGCAGCACGCCCAGGGTGTCCTTGGGGTGCAGGAAGCAGATGCGCAGGCCGCCCGCGCCCAGGCTGGGCTTGGCGAGCGGGCGCAGGCCGCGCTGCGCCAGCTGGGTGAGCGCGGCGTCCAGGTCGGCCACCTCGAAGGCGATCTGCTGCAGCCCTTCGCCGCGACGGTCGAGGAAGCGGGCGATGGGACTGTCGTCGCCGAGCGGCGCCAGCAGCTCGAGCCGGCAGTTGCCGCCGTCGAGCAGGATGACCTCGACGCCCTGGGCCGGCAGCCGCTCGCGGGCCAGCTCGGTGAAGCCGAGCAGCTCCACGTAGCGGATCCGCGCGGCCTCGAGGTCCTGCACGGCGACGCCCACGTGGTCGAGCCGTCGCCAGATCCCCGCGGGGAGCTTCTCCTCGTAGCGCTTCATCGCAGTCATGCTCACCTCAGTTGCCGGGCCGGTACTGTCCGAACACCGCGCGCAGGACGTCGCAGGTCTCGCCGAGCGTGGCGCCCGCGGCGAGCGCGTCCTTGAGCGGGGGGAGGAGCGGCGTCGTGGACCGGGCCGCCGCGTCCAGGCGCTCGAGGGCGGACGTCACCGCGTCAGCGTCGCGCGATTCGCGCCAGCGCGCCAGGCGCTCGCACTGCTGCGCCTCGAGCGCGGGGTCGAGGCGGAAGCGTTCGGCCGCGGCCTGCCGCTCGTCCTCGGTGTAGCAGTTCACGCCCACCTGCTCCTGCGCGCCGGACTCGATGGCGCGCTGCGTGCGGTAGGCGGCCTCGCCGATCTGCTGCTTCTGGAAGCCCGCCTCGATGGCGCGGGCCGCGCCGCCCAGGCTCTCCACCGCGTTGACCAGCGCGCGGGCCTCCTCTTCGAGATCGCGCGTCCAGCGCTCCACCAGGTAGCTGCCCGCCAGCGGATCGACGCTGTCGGCCACGCCGCTCTCCGCCGCGAGGATCTGCTGCGTGCGCAGGGCCAGGCGGGCGCTGGCTTCGCCGGGCAGGGCCAGCGCCTCGTCGAAGCTGTTGGTGTGCAGGCTCTGCGTGCCGCCCAGCACCGCGGCCAGGGCCTGCACGGTGACCCGCACGACGTTGTTCAGCGGCTGCTGCGCGGTCAGCGTGCTGCCGGCGGTCTGGCTGTGGAAGCGCAGCTTCATCAGGCCGGGCGCGCTCACCTGGAAGTGCTCGGCGAGGAGACGCGTCCAGAGCCGGCGCGCGGCGCGGAACTTGGCGACCTCCTCGAAGAGGTTGTTGTGGACGTTGAAGAAGAAGGACAGGCGCGGCAGGAAGTCCTCCAGCGCGAGGCCCGCGCTCCGCGCCGCGCGCACGTACTCGAGCGCGTTGGCGAAGGTGAAGCCCAGCTCCTGCGCCGCGGTGGAGCCCGCCTCGCGGATGTGGTAGCCGCTGATCGAGATGGTGTTGAAGCGCGGCGCATGCTCGGCGCACCAGGCGAAGGTGTCGGTGATCAGCCGCAGGCTCGGCCCGGGCGGATAGATGTAGGTGCCGCGGGCGATGTACTCCTTGAGCACGTCGTTCTGGATCGTCCCGCGCAGGCGCTCGCTCGGCACGCCCTGGCGCTCGGCGGCCAGCGCGTAGAAGAGCAGGAGCTGGGCGGCGGGCGCGTTGATGGTCATCGAGCTGCTCACCGCGCCCAGGTCGATCGCCTCGAAGAGTCGCTCCATGTCCGCCCGCGACGCGATGGCCACGCCCACGCGCCCGACTTCGCCGAGGGCGTAGGGGTGGTCGGAGTCGTAGCCCATCTGCGTGGGCAGGTCGAAGGCCGTGGACAGGCCCGTCTGTCCGCGCTCCATGAGATAGCGGAAGCGCGCGTTGGTCTCCTCGGCCGAGCCGAAGCCCGCGTACTGCCGCATGGTCCAGAGGCGGCCGCGATACTGGTTGGGCTGCACGCCGCGCACGAAGGGCGGCTCGCCGGGCAGGCCGAGCTCGGCGGCCGGGTCGAAGTCGGCGAGGTCGTCGGGGCCGTAGAGCGCGTGGACGTCCCGGCCCGAGGGCGTTTCGAAGGACGCGCGGCGGTCGGCAGCCTTCGCGCGATGCGGCTCCAGCGTCTCGGCCGTCCAGCGCTCGCGGGCGGCGCGGTAGGTGGCGGCAGGATCCTTGGGCGTGCCGGCGCTCATGCGTCCTCCCCGTCGCGGGTCACGCGCGCGAGCAGGGCGTTCGTCTCCACCAGCTGGCCGTCCTTCACGAGGATCTCCTGGACCACGCCGTCCAGCTCGCTGGCCAGCTCGTTCTGCATCTTCATGGCCTCGAGGACGAGCAGGCCCTGGCCACGGGTCACGCGCTCGCCGGGCGCGGCCAGCGCGCGCAGCACGATCCCGGGC is from Candidatus Latescibacterota bacterium and encodes:
- the mce gene encoding methylmalonyl-CoA epimerase — its product is MKRYEEKLPAGIWRRLDHVGVAVQDLEAARIRYVELLGFTELARERLPAQGVEVILLDGGNCRLELLAPLGDDSPIARFLDRRGEGLQQIAFEVADLDAALTQLAQRGLRPLAKPSLGAGGLRICFLHPKDTLGVLLELVEYPRGR
- a CDS encoding methylmalonyl-CoA mutase; protein product: MSAGTPKDPAATYRAARERWTAETLEPHRAKAADRRASFETPSGRDVHALYGPDDLADFDPAAELGLPGEPPFVRGVQPNQYRGRLWTMRQYAGFGSAEETNARFRYLMERGQTGLSTAFDLPTQMGYDSDHPYALGEVGRVGVAIASRADMERLFEAIDLGAVSSSMTINAPAAQLLLFYALAAERQGVPSERLRGTIQNDVLKEYIARGTYIYPPGPSLRLITDTFAWCAEHAPRFNTISISGYHIREAGSTAAQELGFTFANALEYVRAARSAGLALEDFLPRLSFFFNVHNNLFEEVAKFRAARRLWTRLLAEHFQVSAPGLMKLRFHSQTAGSTLTAQQPLNNVVRVTVQALAAVLGGTQSLHTNSFDEALALPGEASARLALRTQQILAAESGVADSVDPLAGSYLVERWTRDLEEEARALVNAVESLGGAARAIEAGFQKQQIGEAAYRTQRAIESGAQEQVGVNCYTEDERQAAAERFRLDPALEAQQCERLARWRESRDADAVTSALERLDAAARSTTPLLPPLKDALAAGATLGETCDVLRAVFGQYRPGN